In Holophagales bacterium, one DNA window encodes the following:
- the rplL gene encoding 50S ribosomal protein L7/L12 produces MAIQEFIQQIDGMSVLELNNLVKALEEHYGVSAAAAAVPVAAAGAAAAAAPVEEQTEFDVILTAVGDKKINVIKVVREVTSLGLKEAKDLVEGAPSKIKEAVSKAEAEKIKKLFEEAGAQAQIK; encoded by the coding sequence ATCGCGATTCAGGAGTTCATCCAGCAGATCGACGGAATGTCGGTCCTCGAGCTCAACAACCTCGTCAAGGCGCTCGAGGAGCATTACGGCGTCTCGGCAGCCGCCGCGGCTGTTCCGGTCGCTGCCGCGGGTGCCGCTGCTGCCGCCGCGCCGGTCGAGGAGCAGACCGAGTTCGACGTCATCCTCACGGCGGTCGGCGACAAGAAGATCAACGTGATCAAGGTGGTTCGCGAAGTGACGAGCCTGGGCCTCAAGGAGGCCAAGGACCTGGTCGAGGGGGCTCCTTCGAAGATCAAGGAAGCGGTCTCCAAGGCCGAGGCCGAGAAGATCAAGAAGCTGTTCGAGGAGGCGGGGGCTCAGGCCCAGATCAAGTAG
- a CDS encoding 50S ribosomal protein L10 produces the protein MPLTRQDKDQMLADYAGGLADTQHAFLLGFQGISVPQVTALRARIRAQGGRYIVVKNTLALRAIGGKPLDQLRSQFTGATAVAYTDKDPVALAKALTEFAKDAPSIQFKGALLEGRAVEASAVKEIASLPSREELIAKILFLLQAPIVRLARVLAAVPQSFVAVLDQIRIQKDPQG, from the coding sequence ATGCCCCTCACACGTCAAGACAAGGACCAGATGCTGGCGGACTACGCGGGAGGTCTCGCGGACACCCAGCATGCGTTCCTCCTGGGCTTCCAGGGAATCTCGGTTCCCCAGGTGACCGCTCTGCGGGCTCGTATCCGGGCTCAGGGTGGCCGCTACATCGTGGTCAAGAACACGCTGGCGCTGCGAGCCATCGGTGGCAAGCCGCTCGACCAGTTGCGCTCGCAGTTCACCGGCGCGACGGCGGTCGCTTACACCGACAAGGACCCGGTCGCGCTCGCCAAGGCGTTGACGGAGTTCGCCAAGGACGCCCCGTCGATTCAGTTCAAGGGCGCCTTGCTCGAGGGGCGGGCCGTCGAAGCCTCCGCGGTGAAGGAGATCGCTTCGCTGCCCAGCCGCGAGGAGTTGATCGCCAAGATCCTCTTCCTGCTGCAGGCGCCCATCGTCCGGCTCGCTCGCGTGCTTGCCGCGGTACCCCAGTCGTTCGTGGCAGTGCTCGACCAGATCCGAATTCAGAAGGATCCGCAGGGCTGA
- the rplK gene encoding 50S ribosomal protein L11 — translation MAKKVVGQVKLQIPAGKATPAPPVGPALGQAGVNIMDFCKTFNARTQGQEGLIIPVVVTVYSDRSYTFITKTPPAAILLLRASGVQKGSGQPNRNKVGKVTQSQVEEIARTKMPDLNAGSVEAAVRIIEGTARSMGIEVQG, via the coding sequence ATGGCCAAGAAAGTTGTGGGGCAGGTCAAGCTCCAGATTCCTGCCGGCAAGGCGACGCCGGCGCCGCCCGTCGGGCCGGCGCTGGGTCAGGCCGGTGTCAACATCATGGATTTCTGCAAGACCTTCAATGCCCGCACCCAGGGGCAGGAGGGCTTGATCATCCCGGTGGTGGTCACGGTCTACTCCGACCGCAGCTACACCTTCATCACCAAGACGCCGCCTGCGGCGATCTTGCTGCTGCGGGCGTCCGGGGTACAAAAGGGCTCTGGGCAGCCGAACCGCAACAAGGTCGGCAAGGTCACCCAATCCCAGGTGGAGGAGATCGCGCGCACCAAGATGCCGGACCTCAACGCGGGCAGCGTCGAGGCGGCCGTGCGCATCATCGAAGGAACCGCCCGCTCGATGGGCATCGAAGTCCAGGGTTAA
- a CDS encoding 50S ribosomal protein L1, protein MSSHGKNYRKAADKVERRSYALADAVRIAGETAYAKFDETVEIAMRLGVDPKHADQMVRGTVVLPHGTGKKMRVLVFASGEKIKEAEDAGAEYVGGDEFAKKIEGGWLDFEAVVAAPDMMKVVGRLGKVLGPRGLMPNPKTGTVTADVAKAVQDIKAGKVEFRVDKTGIVHAPFGKRSFGTEKLLANAQALVAAIVKARPAAAKGKFIRTVTVSTTMGPGIRVDESALVAAEA, encoded by the coding sequence GTGAGCAGCCACGGAAAGAACTACCGAAAAGCGGCCGACAAGGTCGAGAGGCGTTCGTACGCACTGGCCGACGCCGTCCGCATCGCGGGCGAGACGGCCTACGCCAAGTTCGACGAGACGGTCGAGATCGCCATGCGCCTCGGCGTCGACCCGAAGCATGCCGACCAGATGGTTCGCGGCACGGTCGTGTTGCCGCATGGAACCGGCAAGAAGATGCGGGTGCTGGTGTTCGCCAGCGGCGAGAAGATCAAAGAAGCCGAGGATGCTGGTGCCGAGTACGTCGGCGGCGACGAATTCGCCAAGAAGATCGAGGGTGGCTGGCTCGATTTCGAGGCGGTGGTCGCGGCCCCGGACATGATGAAGGTCGTCGGCCGGCTCGGCAAGGTCCTCGGACCGCGGGGTCTCATGCCGAACCCGAAGACCGGAACGGTTACCGCAGACGTCGCCAAGGCGGTCCAGGACATCAAGGCGGGCAAGGTCGAGTTCCGCGTCGACAAGACGGGGATCGTCCACGCTCCCTTCGGCAAGCGGTCGTTCGGCACGGAGAAGCTCCTCGCCAACGCCCAGGCGTTGGTGGCGGCCATCGTCAAGGCTCGTCCGGCAGCTGCCAAGGGCAAGTTCATCCGCACCGTGACGGTCTCGACGACCATGGGGCCCGGCATCCGGGTTGACGAGTCGGCGCTGGTCGCCGCGGAAGCGTAG
- the rpoC gene encoding DNA-directed RNA polymerase subunit beta' yields MQPLRSYDKPRALKDFNAIKISIASPEKIRAWSHGEVTKAETINYRTFKPERDGLFCAKIFGPITDWECLCGKYKRMKHRGVVCDKCGVEVTRSRVRRERMGHIELASPVSHVWFFKGLPSRIGHLLDISLRDLERILYFENYVVIDPGETGLREKELVSEERFRELRDEFGDDAFVAKMGAEAIKELLQRIDPEDLSEELRVIMRTETSQIRRLKAAKRLKVVDAFRKSGHKPEWMILDVIPVIPPELRPLVPLDGGRFATSDLNDLYRRVINRNNRLKKLLELRAPEVIVRNEKRMLQEAVDALFDNGRRGRVLKGTNNRPLKSLSDTLKGKQGRFRQNLLGKRVDYSGRSVIVVGPELKLSECGLPKKMALELFKPFIYNRLEEKGFVSTIKAAKEMVEREEDAVWDALEEVIRDHPVMLNRAPTLHRLGIQAFQPKLIEGKAIQIHPLVCAAFNADFDGDQMAVHVPLSPKAQIEGQVLMLSARNILSPAHGRPLTVPSQDLVLGGYYLTMAKQGAKGEGKVFGDFESVLLAHHEGAVETHTPIRVRYSGELINLETQGDSQSVVHAELETCERTLIETTVGRVILNLNLPKAMPFVNGLLKKRGLQDLVQYAFIRFGNDATVKMLDDLKEVAFTYATKAGISIGMEDMVVPSRKREMIDDARGEVLEIERQRAAGVITHGERHNKIIDIWHRVTERVSEEMFREMKAVELERSEFNPINMMADSGARGSREQVRQLAGMRGLMSKPSGEVIETPITANFREGLSVVQYFISTHGARKGLADTALKTADSGYLTRRLVDVAQDVIVNEVDCGTIDGIYVGAIMEGGEILEPLRDRVVGRVSQEDIYDPMTGEQLVEVGQEITEDVANSLQAAGVERVKIRSGLTCEARRGVCVACYGRNLATGRRVEIGEAVGVIAAQSIGEPGTQLTMRTFHYGGTASRVSEQSKHAARNAGKVRFLNVATVESKRGDLVVVNRSGKLVIVDPKGRERERYALAYGSRLQVRDGQEIDAGAELVEWDPFTSAVLSEIAGKVEFRDIVEGENLREETDKVTGLSQRIIVEASANEKRIPAIVVRDESGSQPIERRYILPSGSHLVVQDGQQVFPGDILVKIPRETTKTKDITGGLPRVVELFEARAPKEPAIISEIDGTVRLGEVHKGMRKVTVESEAGEAREYLVPRSVHVNVQEGERVRAGDPLIDGPINPHDILQVLGDKELQRYLVDKIQEVYRSQSVAINDKHIEVIVRQMMRSVKIEEVGDTEFLVDEQVDRWRFQEENDRVVAAGGRAAIGRPLLLGITKASLSTDSFISAASFQETTRVLTEAAIAGKVDSLRGLKENVIVGRLIPAGTGMAYYHDFHIAEEVPVATAEEQEEFYLEFGDAEDDLRTFPQEVLEADSE; encoded by the coding sequence GTGCAACCGCTTCGAAGCTACGACAAGCCGCGCGCGCTGAAGGACTTCAACGCGATCAAGATTTCCATCGCCTCGCCCGAGAAGATCCGCGCCTGGAGCCATGGCGAGGTCACCAAGGCCGAGACGATCAACTATCGGACGTTCAAGCCGGAACGGGACGGACTCTTCTGCGCGAAGATTTTCGGGCCGATCACCGACTGGGAGTGCCTCTGCGGCAAGTACAAGCGCATGAAGCACCGTGGCGTCGTGTGCGACAAGTGCGGCGTCGAAGTGACCCGCTCGCGTGTCCGCCGTGAGCGGATGGGGCACATCGAGCTGGCGAGTCCGGTGTCCCACGTCTGGTTCTTCAAGGGCCTGCCGAGCCGCATCGGCCACCTACTCGACATCTCGCTCCGCGACCTCGAGCGCATTCTGTACTTCGAGAACTACGTGGTGATCGATCCGGGCGAGACCGGCCTGCGCGAGAAGGAACTGGTCTCGGAGGAGCGGTTCCGGGAGCTGCGCGACGAGTTCGGTGACGACGCGTTCGTCGCGAAGATGGGTGCCGAAGCGATCAAGGAGCTGCTCCAGCGCATCGATCCGGAGGACCTCTCCGAGGAGCTCCGGGTGATCATGAGGACCGAGACCAGCCAGATCCGGCGGCTCAAGGCGGCCAAGCGTCTCAAGGTCGTCGATGCCTTCCGCAAGAGCGGACACAAGCCGGAGTGGATGATCCTCGACGTGATTCCGGTCATTCCGCCGGAGCTGCGTCCGCTCGTTCCCCTCGACGGCGGACGGTTCGCGACGAGCGACCTCAACGACCTCTACCGCCGGGTGATCAATCGCAACAACCGGCTCAAGAAGCTCCTCGAGCTCCGCGCTCCCGAGGTGATCGTTCGCAACGAGAAGCGGATGCTGCAGGAGGCCGTCGATGCCCTGTTCGACAACGGCCGCCGTGGCCGCGTGTTGAAGGGGACGAACAATCGCCCGCTCAAGTCGCTCTCCGACACGCTCAAGGGCAAGCAGGGGCGTTTCCGCCAGAACCTGCTCGGCAAGCGCGTTGACTACTCGGGCCGTTCGGTCATCGTCGTCGGGCCGGAGCTCAAGCTGAGCGAGTGCGGCCTGCCGAAGAAGATGGCTCTCGAGCTGTTCAAGCCGTTCATCTACAACCGGCTCGAGGAGAAGGGCTTCGTCTCGACGATCAAGGCCGCCAAGGAGATGGTGGAGCGCGAGGAGGACGCGGTCTGGGATGCTCTCGAAGAGGTGATTCGAGACCACCCGGTGATGCTCAACCGCGCGCCGACCCTGCACCGGCTCGGAATCCAGGCGTTCCAGCCCAAGCTGATCGAAGGCAAGGCGATCCAGATCCACCCGCTCGTCTGCGCGGCCTTCAACGCCGACTTCGACGGCGACCAGATGGCGGTTCACGTGCCGCTGTCGCCGAAGGCGCAGATCGAGGGGCAGGTCCTGATGCTGTCGGCGCGCAACATCCTCTCGCCGGCCCATGGTCGCCCGCTCACGGTCCCCAGCCAGGACCTCGTTCTCGGCGGCTACTACCTGACGATGGCCAAGCAGGGTGCCAAGGGCGAGGGCAAGGTCTTCGGCGACTTCGAGTCGGTGCTCCTGGCGCACCACGAGGGAGCCGTCGAGACGCACACGCCGATCCGCGTCCGCTACTCGGGCGAGTTGATCAACCTCGAGACGCAGGGTGACTCCCAGAGCGTGGTGCATGCCGAGCTCGAGACCTGCGAGCGCACGCTGATCGAGACCACTGTCGGTCGGGTGATTCTCAACCTCAACCTGCCGAAGGCGATGCCGTTCGTCAACGGGCTCCTCAAGAAGCGGGGCCTGCAGGATCTCGTCCAGTACGCCTTCATCCGGTTCGGCAACGACGCCACCGTGAAGATGCTCGACGACCTCAAGGAAGTGGCGTTCACCTACGCCACCAAGGCGGGCATCTCGATCGGCATGGAGGACATGGTCGTGCCGAGCCGCAAGCGCGAGATGATCGACGACGCGCGCGGCGAAGTGCTCGAGATCGAGCGCCAGCGTGCCGCCGGCGTCATCACGCACGGCGAGCGTCACAACAAGATCATCGACATCTGGCATCGAGTGACGGAGCGCGTCTCGGAGGAGATGTTCCGCGAGATGAAGGCGGTCGAGCTGGAGCGCTCGGAGTTCAATCCGATCAACATGATGGCCGACTCCGGTGCGCGAGGCTCGCGCGAGCAGGTGCGCCAGCTCGCCGGCATGCGCGGACTGATGTCCAAGCCGTCGGGCGAGGTCATCGAGACGCCGATCACGGCGAACTTCCGCGAAGGCCTCTCGGTGGTGCAGTACTTCATCTCCACGCACGGCGCCCGCAAGGGTTTGGCCGACACCGCCTTGAAGACGGCCGACTCGGGTTACCTCACCCGTCGACTGGTCGACGTGGCGCAGGACGTCATCGTCAACGAGGTCGACTGCGGCACGATCGACGGCATCTACGTCGGCGCGATCATGGAAGGCGGAGAGATCCTCGAGCCGCTTCGCGACCGCGTCGTCGGACGCGTCAGCCAGGAAGACATCTACGACCCGATGACCGGCGAGCAGCTGGTCGAAGTCGGCCAGGAGATCACGGAAGACGTCGCCAATTCGTTGCAGGCGGCGGGTGTCGAACGCGTCAAGATCCGGTCGGGTCTGACCTGCGAGGCTCGTCGCGGCGTGTGTGTCGCCTGCTACGGCCGCAACCTGGCTACCGGGAGACGGGTCGAGATCGGTGAGGCCGTGGGTGTCATCGCTGCCCAGTCGATCGGCGAGCCCGGCACCCAGCTGACGATGCGGACGTTCCACTACGGGGGAACGGCGAGTCGCGTGTCGGAGCAGTCGAAGCATGCGGCCCGCAATGCCGGAAAGGTGCGCTTCCTCAACGTCGCGACGGTGGAGAGCAAGCGTGGCGACCTGGTGGTGGTGAACCGCAGCGGCAAGCTGGTGATCGTCGATCCGAAGGGGCGCGAGCGCGAGCGCTATGCCCTCGCCTACGGGAGCCGGTTGCAGGTGCGTGACGGGCAGGAGATCGACGCCGGCGCCGAGCTCGTCGAATGGGACCCGTTCACCTCGGCAGTGCTCTCGGAGATCGCCGGCAAGGTCGAGTTCCGCGACATCGTCGAGGGCGAGAACTTGCGAGAAGAGACCGACAAGGTCACCGGGCTCTCGCAGCGGATCATCGTCGAGGCCTCGGCGAACGAGAAGCGGATTCCGGCGATCGTCGTCCGTGACGAGTCAGGAAGTCAGCCGATCGAGCGCCGGTACATCCTGCCGTCAGGCTCGCATCTCGTCGTCCAGGACGGACAGCAGGTCTTCCCGGGAGACATCCTGGTCAAGATCCCGCGCGAGACGACGAAGACGAAGGACATCACCGGTGGCCTCCCGCGCGTCGTCGAGCTCTTCGAGGCGCGAGCTCCGAAGGAGCCCGCGATCATCTCCGAGATCGACGGCACGGTGCGGCTGGGCGAGGTCCACAAGGGCATGCGCAAGGTCACCGTCGAATCGGAGGCGGGAGAGGCGCGGGAGTATCTCGTTCCGCGGTCGGTCCACGTCAACGTCCAGGAAGGCGAGCGCGTCCGCGCTGGCGACCCGCTGATCGACGGACCGATCAACCCGCACGACATCCTTCAGGTTCTCGGAGACAAGGAGCTGCAGCGCTACCTGGTCGACAAGATCCAGGAGGTCTACCGTTCGCAGAGCGTCGCCATCAACGACAAGCACATCGAGGTGATCGTTCGCCAGATGATGCGCTCGGTGAAGATCGAAGAGGTCGGGGACACCGAGTTCCTGGTCGACGAGCAGGTGGATCGTTGGCGCTTCCAGGAGGAGAACGACCGTGTCGTTGCCGCGGGTGGTCGAGCGGCGATCGGACGTCCGTTGCTCCTCGGCATCACCAAGGCATCGCTCTCGACCGACAGCTTCATCTCGGCGGCCAGCTTCCAGGAGACGACACGGGTGCTGACGGAGGCGGCCATTGCCGGCAAGGTCGACTCCCTTCGTGGTCTGAAGGAGAACGTCATCGTCGGAAGGCTGATTCCGGCCGGTACGGGGATGGCCTACTACCACGACTTCCACATCGCCGAGGAAGTTCCGGTGGCCACGGCCGAGGAGCAGGAGGAGTTCTATCTCGAATTCGGAGATGCCGAAGACGATCTCAGAACCTTCCCGCAAGAGGTCCTGGAGGCAGATAGCGAATAG
- the rpoB gene encoding DNA-directed RNA polymerase subunit beta codes for MTIAKSSRKRERRNFSRIKTSLPIPNLIDVQKRSYDRFLQMNLLPEERANHGLQAVFTGIFPFSDFRETCSLDFVKYSIGDWQCKCSELKGLEYLRMTCSNCGSKIMTEHPHEETVTCGQCGAVNKNRVTKCDICGNPVDLQLPYSIPDCQERGLTFAVPLKVTFRLFVYDKDPETGARMMRDAKEEEVYFGEIPLMTDHGTFIINGTERVIVSQLHRSPGVFFTKEGPRTFLAKVIPYRGSWVEFEYDQKEILSVRIDRKRKFHGTVFLRALGLETNESILRQFYAAIPMTLSGSGAARLTLGPQVLERERLRDRQVRGRREAFPIFAGMTLSKEMVAQLDKGTAVGAEVRLSELERALFIADVVDLETGEVVFEANDLVPADIEERLHGRNHTSLEIFFPDWDLCGSVLANTLAKDTTKNAKEALLEIYRRMRPGDPPTLESARSLFYGMFFDPKRYDFSRVGRFKFNIKLDTEVPVEQKTLSDKDFFRVIEYLLRLHRDVGRVDDIDNLGNRRVRAVGELLENQFRIGLVRMERAIKEKMSVHQDIDSAMPHDLINSKPVIAAIKEFFGSSQLSQFMDQTNPLSEVTHKRRLSALGPGGLSRERAGFEVRDVHATHYGRICPIETPEGPNIGLISSLATYARINEYGFIESPYKKVENGRVLSHFRVTKVGDGKFKLGQIITGDDLAAENARLAKGAKREIEVEPYAFYLTAWEEEKYIVAQANARVDEAGNFLDDRVISRAGGDFVTVERDRLDYMDVSPKQLVSVAAALVPFLEHDDANRALMGSNMQRQAVPLLRTESPIVGTGLEGSVARDSGAVVLCKRGGVVDVVDGERIIVRVEGEDIETGEQKEFGADIYQLTKFRRSNQNTCINQKPLAKQGQRVRKGDVLADGPSTDKGELALGRNVLVAFMPWRGYNFEDAILVSEKLVREDYFTSIHIEEFEIEARDTKLGPEEITRDIPNVSESALKDLDESGIIRIGATVKAGDILVGKVTPKGETQLTPEEKLLRAIFGEKAGDVRDASLKVPPGIEGTIVDVKIFARKGVEKDLRQREIETDVVARLEKDMKDEIRIFTEERNKKISDLLIGQTVTAQVKSRTGEKLADKGEALTREALERLTRQEMLRLPLADKRLLDTVEIVYRRTDSHIEVLHRVKDQRIEQLSKGDELPPGVIKLVKVFVAMKRKLQVGDKMAGRHGNKGVISRVLPEEDMPYLPDGTPVEIVLNPLGVPSRMNVGQILETHLGWAGRVLEENYATPVFDGATEEDLNDRLTTAGLPLSGKTALFDGLTGEAFEQKVTVGTIYMLKLSHLVDDKIHARSIGPYSLITQQPLGGKAQFGGQRFGEMEVWALEAYGAAYTLQELLTVKSDDVEGRSRVYEAIVKGEVPEDPGLPESFNVLVRELQSLCLDMELLKV; via the coding sequence ATGACCATCGCCAAGAGTTCGCGCAAGCGCGAGCGCCGCAACTTCTCGCGTATCAAGACCTCGCTGCCGATTCCCAATCTCATCGACGTCCAGAAGCGGTCGTACGACCGGTTTCTGCAGATGAACCTCCTCCCCGAGGAGCGGGCAAATCACGGGTTGCAGGCTGTCTTCACCGGCATCTTCCCGTTCTCCGACTTCCGCGAGACCTGTTCGCTCGATTTCGTGAAGTACTCGATCGGCGATTGGCAGTGCAAGTGCAGCGAGCTCAAGGGGCTCGAGTACCTGCGCATGACCTGCTCGAACTGCGGCTCCAAGATCATGACCGAGCACCCGCACGAGGAGACCGTGACCTGCGGTCAGTGCGGAGCGGTGAACAAGAACCGCGTGACGAAGTGCGACATCTGCGGCAACCCGGTCGACCTGCAACTGCCGTACTCGATTCCGGACTGCCAGGAGCGTGGTCTGACCTTTGCCGTGCCGCTCAAGGTGACGTTCCGGCTCTTCGTCTACGACAAGGACCCGGAGACCGGCGCGCGAATGATGCGGGATGCCAAGGAGGAAGAGGTCTATTTCGGCGAGATCCCGCTGATGACCGATCACGGCACCTTCATCATCAACGGGACGGAGCGAGTGATCGTCAGTCAGCTCCACCGCAGCCCGGGCGTCTTCTTCACCAAGGAGGGTCCGCGCACCTTCCTGGCCAAGGTCATTCCCTACCGCGGCTCGTGGGTCGAGTTCGAGTACGACCAGAAGGAGATCCTCTCGGTTCGGATCGACCGCAAGCGGAAGTTCCACGGCACGGTCTTCCTTCGCGCCCTCGGTCTGGAAACCAACGAGTCGATCCTGCGCCAGTTCTACGCCGCCATTCCGATGACCCTGTCCGGCAGTGGCGCCGCCCGGCTGACGCTGGGACCCCAGGTCCTCGAAAGAGAACGGCTCCGCGATCGCCAGGTGAGAGGGCGGCGCGAGGCCTTCCCGATCTTCGCCGGCATGACGCTGTCGAAGGAGATGGTGGCGCAGCTTGACAAGGGAACGGCCGTCGGTGCCGAAGTCCGCCTGTCGGAGCTCGAGCGGGCGCTCTTCATCGCTGACGTCGTGGACCTCGAGACCGGCGAAGTCGTCTTCGAGGCGAACGACCTGGTACCCGCCGACATCGAGGAGCGCCTGCACGGACGCAACCACACCAGCCTCGAGATCTTCTTCCCGGACTGGGACCTTTGCGGCTCGGTGCTCGCGAACACGCTGGCCAAGGACACGACGAAGAACGCCAAGGAGGCGCTGCTCGAGATCTACCGCCGGATGCGCCCGGGTGACCCCCCGACGCTGGAGAGCGCTCGTTCGCTGTTCTACGGCATGTTCTTCGATCCGAAACGGTACGACTTCTCCCGCGTCGGGCGGTTCAAGTTCAACATCAAGCTCGACACCGAGGTCCCGGTCGAGCAGAAGACGCTCTCGGACAAGGACTTCTTCCGCGTCATCGAGTACCTGCTGCGCCTGCACCGCGACGTGGGGCGCGTCGACGACATCGACAACCTCGGCAACCGCCGCGTGCGCGCGGTCGGCGAGCTGCTGGAGAACCAGTTCCGCATCGGCCTCGTGCGGATGGAGCGGGCGATCAAGGAGAAGATGTCGGTCCATCAGGACATCGACTCGGCGATGCCGCACGACCTGATCAACTCGAAGCCGGTCATCGCGGCCATCAAGGAGTTCTTCGGGTCGTCGCAGCTTTCGCAGTTCATGGACCAGACCAACCCGCTTTCCGAAGTTACACACAAGCGGCGGCTCTCCGCCCTTGGGCCGGGCGGGCTCTCTCGCGAGCGAGCCGGGTTCGAGGTGCGCGACGTCCACGCCACGCACTACGGTCGAATCTGCCCGATCGAGACACCGGAAGGTCCGAACATCGGCCTCATCTCGTCGCTCGCCACCTATGCGCGGATCAACGAGTACGGCTTCATCGAGAGCCCGTACAAGAAGGTCGAGAACGGTCGCGTTCTCAGCCATTTCCGCGTCACCAAGGTCGGCGACGGCAAGTTCAAGCTCGGTCAGATCATCACCGGGGACGACCTCGCTGCCGAGAATGCACGCCTCGCCAAGGGCGCGAAGCGCGAGATCGAAGTCGAGCCGTATGCCTTCTACCTGACGGCATGGGAAGAGGAGAAGTACATCGTCGCGCAGGCCAACGCTCGCGTCGACGAGGCTGGGAACTTCCTCGACGACCGCGTCATCTCGCGCGCCGGTGGCGACTTCGTGACGGTCGAGCGCGACCGGCTCGACTACATGGACGTCAGCCCGAAGCAGCTCGTGTCGGTGGCGGCCGCGCTGGTGCCCTTCCTCGAGCACGACGACGCGAACCGCGCCCTCATGGGATCGAACATGCAGCGCCAGGCCGTACCGCTGCTGCGAACCGAATCGCCGATCGTCGGCACCGGTCTCGAGGGCAGCGTGGCGCGCGACTCGGGCGCCGTGGTGCTCTGCAAGCGCGGTGGCGTCGTGGACGTGGTCGACGGCGAACGGATCATCGTCCGCGTCGAGGGCGAAGACATCGAAACGGGCGAGCAGAAGGAGTTCGGCGCCGACATCTACCAGCTCACCAAGTTCCGGCGGTCGAACCAGAACACCTGCATCAACCAGAAGCCGCTGGCGAAACAGGGCCAGCGGGTGCGGAAGGGAGATGTGCTCGCCGACGGCCCGTCGACGGACAAGGGTGAGCTGGCGCTCGGCAGGAACGTGCTGGTTGCCTTCATGCCGTGGCGAGGCTACAACTTCGAAGACGCCATCCTGGTCTCGGAGAAGCTGGTCCGCGAGGACTACTTCACCTCGATCCACATCGAGGAGTTCGAGATCGAGGCGCGCGACACCAAGCTCGGTCCTGAAGAGATCACGCGAGACATCCCGAACGTCTCGGAATCGGCGCTCAAGGACCTCGACGAGAGCGGCATTATCCGCATCGGCGCCACGGTCAAGGCGGGCGACATCCTGGTCGGCAAGGTCACGCCGAAGGGCGAGACCCAGCTGACGCCGGAGGAGAAGCTGCTGCGCGCGATCTTCGGCGAGAAGGCCGGGGACGTGCGTGATGCCAGCCTGAAGGTCCCCCCGGGAATCGAGGGGACGATCGTCGACGTGAAGATCTTCGCGCGCAAGGGCGTCGAGAAGGACCTGCGCCAGCGCGAAATCGAGACCGACGTCGTGGCCCGCCTCGAGAAGGACATGAAGGACGAGATCCGGATCTTCACCGAGGAGCGCAACAAGAAGATCAGCGACCTGCTCATCGGCCAGACGGTCACCGCGCAGGTCAAGAGCCGCACCGGCGAGAAGCTCGCCGACAAGGGAGAGGCGCTGACGCGCGAGGCCCTCGAGCGACTCACGCGACAGGAGATGCTCCGTCTGCCGCTGGCTGACAAGCGCCTCCTCGACACGGTGGAGATCGTCTATCGGCGGACCGACTCCCACATCGAGGTCCTCCACCGGGTCAAGGACCAGCGGATCGAGCAGCTGTCGAAGGGGGACGAGCTCCCGCCGGGAGTTATCAAGCTGGTGAAGGTCTTCGTGGCGATGAAGCGGAAGCTGCAGGTGGGCGACAAGATGGCCGGCCGCCACGGGAACAAGGGCGTCATCTCTCGGGTGTTGCCGGAAGAGGACATGCCGTACCTGCCGGACGGCACGCCGGTCGAGATCGTGCTCAATCCCCTGGGCGTTCCGAGTCGAATGAACGTCGGGCAGATCCTCGAGACCCACCTCGGGTGGGCAGGCCGGGTCCTGGAAGAGAACTACGCCACGCCGGTGTTCGATGGCGCGACGGAGGAGGATCTCAACGATCGGCTGACGACGGCCGGTCTGCCCCTTTCGGGCAAGACCGCCTTGTTCGACGGCCTGACCGGAGAGGCCTTCGAACAAAAGGTGACGGTCGGAACGATCTACATGCTCAAGCTCTCGCACCTGGTCGACGACAAGATCCACGCGCGGTCGATCGGGCCGTACTCGCTGATCACTCAGCAGCCGCTGGGCGGCAAGGCGCAGTTCGGCGGCCAGCGTTTCGGCGAAATGGAAGTCTGGGCGCTGGAGGCCTACGGAGCGGCCTACACCCTGCAGGAGCTCCTCACGGTCAAGAGCGATGACGTCGAAGGCCGCAGCCGGGTCTACGAGGCGATCGTCAAGGGGGAGGTCCCGGAGGATCCGGGCCTGCCGGAGTCCTTCAACGTTCTGGTGCGCGAGCTCCAGAGCCTGTGCCTCGACATGGAACTCCTGAAGGTCTAA